A stretch of DNA from Glycine max cultivar Williams 82 chromosome 18, Glycine_max_v4.0, whole genome shotgun sequence:
CACATACCATAATGTGGCTGAAGAGCCTAAAAGAACAACAAATGGAATGATTGGGTCATTTGGATCCAAGCCAAGACTCTTCTCCAATGAATAGACAGCCATGTATAACTGCCGATGGAGCATAAATTGTCACAATACGTAAATAGACTAGAAACAgctaacaaatttaaaatgtttgtgAAATAAAACAGCAAATTGAGAGCATGGATTCAGAATATTTCAACCACCAATAAGAGCAAAGAACTTCTTAAGCAAAGCTGATGAAAAATCACccatgaagaaaatgatttgACTCAACTTATTTGATAATTCAAGTCAAGTTCAAACAAACATTAACCAATATGAGATTTCAAGGGAAGTTAAGACTTAGAATCAGGTAAAGTTGAGAGTAAAGTATCTTATTGAAACGTCTATGTTTCTGTAAAATGTTACCCTTTGAGTTGCAGACCCAACTGGCCTCAAGATTTCTGTTGCTTTATCTTCATATACATTGACTGTATCCCTAATTCCTGCTGGAAGGAGCTCCTTTGCTGAGCCATATAGGTAGACAACATATGAAGCCCCACTTGTTAGAGAACTCTCTACAACTATAATTGTGCGGCGCAACACATCAATAGCCACAGCAGGTGCTTTATTTGTGACTCCAGTCAGCTCACTTGAAAAGCTGGTTAACTTCTTATTTGTTAATTCCCCTGTTTGATCAACAGAAGAAAATGCCTTACTAAAAGCATTATCTACAGATTTAGTAGCAGTTTTAACAATAGAATCTACAAAAGAAGTAGCTGTATCCAGTGAGCTTCGTAAAGCATTTTCTCCCTTATTGATTGAGGCACTGAATGATTCATTGATTCCGGCAACAAGGTCTCCAACACTTGCTTTTGTACtgactaatgattcattgtccACATTAATTGAACTAGGACTTGGTGCAAAGTTCTCTGGCATTATATCAGCAGTCGATAGTGTTTCTGGTTGTGCTGGTGTCACTAATGTGTTAGATCCTTCAGTTACCTGTTCTGCAAAATCTGCAAATTCATCAGGCACAGTAGATAGATGATAATATTCCATGTGTCTGACTTCCCCATCACTCAGAGAATGATGCCCATCTGTTGTCACTGGTAAATAATCCCACGTGCTTGTAAGGTATCCCGGTTCACTTGTAGAAGAAAAACTACCCAATACTGTCTTTGTAGCTTGCACTGCAAATGAATTTCTCAGTGAATGAGTTCCATATTGTGAAGCCAAATGCACACCTTCTTCAGCCACACATCTGCTCTCAAGATCCTTTCGAATGGGGTGCAATCCCCCAAACAAGGGAATCTGCAGGAACAAGATCAAATTGcctcaagaaaacaaaaactaacaaacagtgatagataaataaaactaaagtatTTCCATCTCAGAGATTTTTCATTGATGGGTATGATGATTGATGAACAAAGCAGAAGCACAGAACATCGATAGAAGACTGAAGAAATTGACCTGGGAAGATGTGGAATAACGTGGGGTGGCTGAGCAAACAGGCAACATTCTCATATTGATGATCACTgaacacatcaatcaaacataACCCGCAATCATCCTCTTCCTctgcataaaatcaacacatgaaTTTGTTATTTTACAAATTGGAGTAACGAGAACCatgattttcaaaacaaaatgtcaTTGTATCAAAATCCGATATCAATTTTGAGTTTCAGAATAACAAGCATCCAATCCAAATTAATACAATGTGTAAAAATGGAAGGCACTGACCTTAGCTCCTTTGCGTTTGCGTGTtcttattgttaatttgttgtttgaaatttgattgAGCTTaaggtttatttaaaaaatatctgtGGAATATTTTGGTAGATTATCCAAATGGAAAGGGAGGATATGGTGGAACACGCCCGGCTCATCCTATTTGCTTTCTCGTTTTGTCTCTTATGCACCATAGACACCACAGAAACTCACGTCACACATGGATCACTCGTTTTGATGCCAAACAATTTTACTAGCTGGATTATTTTGGTATGCTTTAGAATTTCAATAacgttttatgtttaatatatttttaaggatCGTTATTAGTAGTGGCAATCAAGTTCCAAATCCTGAACTATTTCTCctataaaattttgtgtttgttgtgaAATATAATTGTTAAGGGACCAAAATTCCATTTTATCGTTGAAAGTtgtaacttaattttaaaaaattatccaaacttTAAGGGGAATTTAGTAAGAGACATATAAATCAAGATGTCTACTCTCTAGTTACGGTTTATAGGTTTTATGTTAGTCACTAAATTTTTAACCATATACCCAATTGTATTCTTGTTTCTATGTTGATCAAAATGCTATAAGtattttactttcaaaaaataaagtgatGAGTGATACTATCATAAATGATCTCAAATTTGacacaatatttaattttttaaaattatgtttttaatcttttattttttacaaaattcatttttagttgatcatcttttcacaaaatttacttttGGTCTCTTGATTTTTAGACCAATCTTTATCTCTCAACTatgttcattattatttttagtccttaccatCAAATATCATTATATTAAGAATGATGTGATAGTCACATGACTTATTATTTGGACTACTAATTTAACTAACAATCACATTATAAAATGTTAttggtttaaaatattttctaacaaTTTTATGGAACTACAAATTTTTTGACCGTGCAAAACTGCCAGAAAATAATTTGAAaccttgaagaagaaaaaaataaagatgtaGTAAGTAAAATCAACAACCTAAAATACACAAATTTACAAACACTTAAAACTTGCAACACTGAAACTTGTCATTATTGTCTGGCTTTCTTGTCACCATCATCACCTCATGTTCACAATTTTTGCACAGCGTTATACCAAGAGTAAAAGAGTTCGTGGAAGCAAGATTAAAATGAAGAGAGTTTAATGTTTGTTTTACAAGTGAGTTAGGATATTAGGGTTTAGAAGTGTTCAAAGTTGGGGAGGTTTGAATTTTGGTGCTTAGGGTTTTGAATCATGAGTTCAATGATTTGTGATAAGAGTAGCAATGTGAGTTAGGCATGACAAACTAGCCTACCAGCTCACCATAAATTTGACAAGCAGGATAGAGTCTTCAGTCCACTAACTCATCAGCCtgctactaatttttttaaaaaaaataatatcaacatGAGTACATTAgggttttcaaaattaaaatattcaaattacaATTTCGCGTGTGACTATCTCTTGTTCAAGTATGAATGTAATTGATGTTATAATAGACTTAAGCTATCAAGTCAAATTTTGTTTCAAAGATTGGTGGGAAGTTGACACTGACAATGAATATCATAAATCTTTGCTACAGGGTATATCACTGTATATACAATATCACAAATTGCTTTATTTGTTGCTGGGCTTCTAGAACAGGTTAATTACtttccatttttgtttcttttaatgaaaaaattattgaaatggtGTGTAGATCGGATAGCTATTAACTTGAATCCCATAAGCGTcagaaataatttaaagaaattaagttcGTGTCAATCGAATTGATATAGTAATATTCAACATCCTCCcccatttaattaaatttactaaTCAACCCTAAACATGTATTTTGTatccaaatgaataaataaatatttgaattgatATTGACTAAATAATTAGGATATTCATCTGTACAGATATGAAAGTAAACTCTGTTAGCTAGTTGAGAAACAAGTCAATCATATCTTTGGTTGTATGATAACCCTTGTAATAGTTTTTAACTCAACACTGCCCATTGAAAGCAAGGACTTGCAAAATGATGAAATAACCAAGAAAATTTACAGGAAACCGAATAAATGAATCCGACTACCAAGACCCTTTCCCCCCTCTCTATCATACATATTCTAGTAAATAGGATTTCTATGttacaaaacaaaattgtggTCTAGTTCTCTTACATTCTCATTCTCAACTAGAAAGAACTAGCTAGCTGCCCAGGAAAAGATCTAggcaaaaattatttaaaaaaaaaaaaaagttgcacgAGCTTGCACGTCTCTTCCCCACAACCTGCGGCTGCCTTTCTTTATGAAGTCTAATCTGTAAACGAATTACTATGTCGTCGCGTGAAGTGAGAACTACTGCCCCAATCAAGCCTCCGCCAATACACCAAACATGTAAACACTTATGACAGATGCTTCCCTCCAACCAACTCAAAATCAAGACAAACATTATTTGTTGCTAGTGTGCAACTAACAAAAGAATGCATCAGAAAATAAGAATCAATTCATGGCTCCAGATGCTGTAGTTCCTCTCAAATAGAGGGTTCCTTGAGCAGATCAGGTATTTTTGAAGTATCATGTGCCACCTAAACAATCAGTCAGTATGGAATGACAAATGGCAGAGCAAAAATATCTGCTGGCTTTATATGCACAGCTTCTGCCCATACCTGTAGTGTATCCTCAACCTCTGAAGATTTCACTGCAGGTGTTCTTCCTTGCCAATGGCTGCTGCCAAACAACCACTCTTGGTCATCAAAATCAGACCACTCATCTACTTTGGGCACGGAATATACCTGACTTATGTATTTGCTATCTGGATGAGGTGGTTTTGCAGATGCTTCACTGACTGGAGCTGGCATGGTAGCAATGGGAGTGGGAGTTTTTGAGGAAACTGTGGATGGTAGAGCTTCGATGATGCCATTTATCTTGCGTTCTTTGTTATCAACCTTGATATTAGAGGCTGCTGCTAGCCTATCAGATGTATTCTGAAGGGAAATTTGGCAGGGTTCCAATATCCTCCCATTTTCAGTGAGATGAGAGAGAGATGGAGAGGGCTTTGGCAACTTACTGGGCCAACTGTCATTTGCTGTCAGAAAATTCAGAAATGAGTGTCAACCAACAACAAAATAcattataatagaaaaaatatattaaccattaaaatatgaaaataattatgtagCAACATCAGAAATCTAACAAAATCTCATAGGATGGAGAAGTGTAGATATCAGCTATTAGgtcaatgaaataatattttaaatctaaCAAGAGACATTCTAGTTTATCTAATTACAACCAGATGGGACCATTGAACAACAATAAGAAAATGATGATTCATCATGTATGACACTCACCATGCATAATTCCATTTGATTCAATGTCCTTCCGTTTCTTGAGATTTTCCCCAACAGCAGATTTCTCACAGCTGTGCCTGGAAACCTGTGTGAAAGAATTTGAACCTATTGTACCAGCTTTGCtgctttcttttaatttattctgCTGCTCTCTGTTTTCATGTTCAACATTCTCCTTTGCTTTCTcctcctttttcttctctttactCCTGTCTTTGTCCTTCCCATGTccttttttccccttctctttatttttctttttatctccatgtttatcatcttttttccccttaaccctcctctcttttccttcaacTGTTGCTTCCAAAGgtttgtaaatattattttccaaAGATTTGGGCATTTCATCAACCCTGGGATGAAATTTTCCAGCATTATTCTGAACTGTTGCATTTCCAACTGGTCGGGACTCACCCCAGATTCCTCTCCTATCAACCTTTCTAGTATCAATGCCCTTATCCTGAAGCCTTTCCTTACCATCAGGCCAGGTGTCACTACCCTTAGTAACCAATCTAACAGCCCCATCATTCTTTCTGTGTCCTGCAGTTGTAAACTTTTGAGCCAATTGATTCTCAGCTCCTCCATCATTATCCCTAATCCTCTTGTCCAACTCCAGGAGGAATTTAGAATCCTTGTTTTCCTCAGCCAAATGATTATTCTCTCTAACCTTCTCTCCATTGTTACTGGCAAACTGTTTGGTGAGTTTATCCTCAAGTAAAATAGCCTTCTTATCATTTGGTTTGATTTCCTTTTGATGTAATTTACCTGCATTGGGACCCTGAGCTTGTCCTGGAAAGTCTTTCTCAATTGCAGCACTGGTTTTGCTCTTATCTTTATCTCTGTCCTTgtccttatctttctttttttctctgtgtttttcttttttgtccctCTTTTCCTTATGCTTTCCATCCCTTCCTTCTTTGTCTCTCTTTTCCTTactttccttcttctctttgtccctcttctcttttttatgctttttttctCTGTGCTTTTCCTGCAAGTTGTATGGAGAAAATAGATATTAAGACTAATAATCAAATGAGGAAACAAGCAAAATGACTTCACATCTCCATTCCACCCTGAAAAGAAATACAAAAGAGAATAATATCCATAGAAGAACCATAACAACATGGTCCTAGAAGATCCAGCTAAGAAAAGAACAAGACCATTAAATGCTCACTGTTCTACATGCAAAATACACAGCAACTAATCATTAATTTAGCCCTTTATAACCAAAGAAGagatacaaaaaacaaaaacaaagaca
This window harbors:
- the LOC100786123 gene encoding uncharacterized protein; the encoded protein is MCSVIINMRMLPVCSATPRYSTSSQIPLFGGLHPIRKDLESRCVAEEGVHLASQYGTHSLRNSFAVQATKTVLGSFSSTSEPGYLTSTWDYLPVTTDGHHSLSDGEVRHMEYYHLSTVPDEFADFAEQVTEGSNTLVTPAQPETLSTADIMPENFAPSPSSINVDNESLVSTKASVGDLVAGINESFSASINKGENALRSSLDTATSFVDSIVKTATKSVDNAFSKAFSSVDQTGELTNKKLTSFSSELTGVTNKAPAVAIDVLRRTIIVVESSLTSGASYVVYLYGSAKELLPAGIRDTVNVYEDKATEILRPVGSATQRLYMAVYSLEKSLGLDPNDPIIPFVVLLGSSATLWAFYWLWTYGGYSGDLSPKSAFELLAEDANAALIDVRSEEMREKYGIPDLRRAARFRYASITPLEVDGSIRKLLKSGRELDDSLIAAIIRNLKMVKDSSRVIVLDADGTRSKGIARSLRKIGLKNPYLVQGGFQSWMQQGLRIKELKPETALSILNEEAEAILEDVSPSPGQLLGYGTVLIAGLYALLEWEKTLQLIGAFGLGLTIYLRVSSYEKSEDLKQDVRLLLSPVRLGAQAFSWAAGKLESNGLGLPTSPSSSDVQNRVLQAAAKHESQPSDSEGNQDPVPEPTVPLNQNV
- the LOC100787189 gene encoding myb-like protein X, which encodes MSRCFPFPPPGYEKKATAQDVDVLTKEKHREKKHKKEKRDKEKKESKEKRDKEGRDGKHKEKRDKKEKHREKKKDKDKDRDKDKSKTSAAIEKDFPGQAQGPNAGKLHQKEIKPNDKKAILLEDKLTKQFASNNGEKVRENNHLAEENKDSKFLLELDKRIRDNDGGAENQLAQKFTTAGHRKNDGAVRLVTKGSDTWPDGKERLQDKGIDTRKVDRRGIWGESRPVGNATVQNNAGKFHPRVDEMPKSLENNIYKPLEATVEGKERRVKGKKDDKHGDKKKNKEKGKKGHGKDKDRSKEKKKEEKAKENVEHENREQQNKLKESSKAGTIGSNSFTQVSRHSCEKSAVGENLKKRKDIESNGIMHANDSWPSKLPKPSPSLSHLTENGRILEPCQISLQNTSDRLAAASNIKVDNKERKINGIIEALPSTVSSKTPTPIATMPAPVSEASAKPPHPDSKYISQVYSVPKVDEWSDFDDQEWLFGSSHWQGRTPAVKSSEVEDTLQVWAEAVHIKPADIFALPFVIPY